The Marinobacter bohaiensis genome segment ACCGGCGTCTACGGCAAGCTGACCTTCCGTCCGCTGGAAAACCTGGCTTTGATCGCCGGCAGCCGCTTCAGTTGGTATGACCTGAGTGCCGATACCACCGCGTTGTCCACCGACACCACCACGGAAAGCGACGGCGACGGTTCAGGCGAGTGGACCCCGTATGCCGGCGCGGTCCTGGATGTGGACGAGCACCACTCCCTCTACGCCAGCTACTCGGAAGTGTTCAATCCGCAGACCGAGACCGACGAGAACGGCGACCTGATCGATCCGCGCGAGGGCGAGCAGTACGAGATCGGCATCAAGGGCGCCTACGACAATGGTCGCCTCAACAGCCGGCTGTCCGTTTTCCAACTGACTGACAAGAACCGTGCCGCCACCCCCTACGATGAAGACGGCAATGCCATCAGCAGTTACTCCGAAGCCACCGGTGAAGCCCGGGTACGCGGTTTCGAAGCGGAGCTGAGCGGCCAGTACGGTCCCTGGGATCTGCTGGTGGGCTATACCTATATGGACACCGAGAAGCTGGCCGGCGATACCAACACCCTGTTCATGCTGATGCCGCATCACACCGTGAACGCCTGGTCCAAGTACACCTTCCACCAGAGTGGCCTGCTGAACCAGTTGAGTCTGGGCGCCGGCGTGACCGCCATGAGCGACTTCTACCTGGAGCGTGGCAGCACAAGCATCGAAGCGCCGGGCTACGCCGTGGTGGATGCTCTGATCAGCAAGCGTTTCACCGAAAACCTGTCCGCCTCGCTGAACGTCAACAACGTGTTCGACCGCAAGTACTACTCGCGGGTGGGCAGTGTGGCCACGTTCAACTTCTACGGCCCGTCGCGCAATGTGATGGCCAACGTGTCCTACGATTTCTGACCTGACGGGACACTGGAAGCCGGGCCCATGTGGCCCGGCAACCCCGCCTCGTAACGTCGTCCGGCGCACGACGCCCTTTCCGGCCAGGCCGAGTTGGCCTATCCTCGCCCGGAACCCTGATCGAAACCCGTGCCCGAGACCGCCGATGGATATCCGCCAACTGCAATACCTGGTCGCCCTGGATGAAGTGCGCCACTTCGGCGACGCCGCCGCCCGTTGCCACGTCACCCAGCCGGCACTGTCCATGCGCCTGCGCCAGTTGGAAGAGGAACTGGGGCTGACGCTGGTCACCCGTGGGCACCGGTTCGTGGGCTTCACCGCTGAAGGCGAACGCATCCTGGCCTGGGCGCGGGCAGTGCTGGCCGCCCACGACGGGTTGCACGCCGAGGCCTCGGTGTGTCGCGGCCAACTGGTGGGCACGCTGCGAGTGGGGATGGTGCCGCTGGCGGGCTTCGAGCCGATCCCGTTGCTGCAACAGTTCGCAGCCCAGCATGCGGACGTGCGTTTCGAGTTGAAGTCCCTGAGTAGCGAACAGATTCTGGAGGGACTGGACACCAACAAGCTGGACGCCGGGTTTGCCTACGCCGACGGGCGTCACGAGCGCAAGTACCGCTTGCTGGAGGTGGCCGACACCAGCATGGGGTTGCTGTTCAACCGCGAGCGCTGGTCCTTCGCCGCCGAGACGCTGGACTGGTCGGACCTGGAAAAACTGCCTCTGGGTATTCTCAGCAAGGGGATGCATTTCCGTCAGTCGGTGGACCACGCGCTGCAGAGTGCCGGCGTCGAAATCACGCCGTTGGTGGAAACCGACTCGGTGGAATTCCTGGTGCAGTCGGTCAGTGCCGGCCTGTGTTGTGCGGTCATGCCCATGGGCGGAGGCCTGGAACAGCGGGACGAGACGCTGGAGCTGCGCCCCATTGCCGGCAGCCACACCCTGGCGCCGCTGTGTCTGGCGACCCGACGCAGCGCGCCGGTGTCGGCGCTGGCCGAAGCGCTGCAGCAGTTCGTATGTGAGCGCCTGGCGTTGACGGATCAATAAGCACTGTTTATCAATGGATCTTTAATCGTGATTGGACGGTTATGATGTCCCGTCTTAACCTGTTGCTTATTTGCCCAACAGGTTTGCCCCATGACGCACGAATCCGCATCCGGCCACGCTCCCGTTCCCAGGTTTGAACCCTATAAAGGGCCTGCCGCCGGTTGGGGGGCGCTCAAGAGCGTCGCCGCCTTCTGGCTGGACAGCAAACAGCCGATCAGGAACATCCGTGCGCTGCTCAAAACCAACCAGAACGGCGGTTTCGACTGCCCGGGTTGTGCCTGGGGCGACGATCCCAATGGCGGGCGCGTCCAGTTCTGCGAGAACGGCGCCAAGGCGGTGAACTGGGAAGCCACCAAACGCCAGGTGGGTCGCGAGTTCTTTGCCCGTCACAGCGTGAACGAACTGCTCCAGCGCAGCGATCACTGGCTGGAGTACCAGGGCCGGCTGGTCGAACCGATGCGCTACGACGCCGCATCCGATCGCTACCTGCCCATCGGCTGGGACGACGCGTTCGCCCTGATTGCCGAACATCTCAACCGGCTCGACAGTCCGGACCAGGCCGAGTTCTACACCTCCGGTCGCGCCAGCAACGAGGCGGCGTTCCTCTACCAGCTGTTCGTGCGCACCTTCGGCACCAACAATTTCCCGGACTGCTCCAACATGTGCCACGAGGCCAGCGGGGTCGGGTTGTCCCAGACCATCGGTACGGGCAAGGGCACGGTCACTTTCGACGATTTCGCCGAGGCGGACGCCATCTTCGTGTTCGGCCAGAATCCGGGCACCAACCACCCGCGCATGCTGGCGCCGCTCTCCGAAGCGGTCCGTCGCGGGGCCCAGGTGGTCTGCTTCAACCCGCTCAAGGAGCGCGGACTGCAGCGTTTCCAGGATCCCCAGGCCATCCATGACATGCTCAGGAACGGCTCCGAGCCACTGAACACGGCCTACTTCCGGCCGGCGCTGGGCGGTGATATGGCGGCCGTGCGCGGCATGGTGAAGTGCCTGATCGAGTGGGATCGCGAAGCCCAGGAGCAGGGCCGGGCCGCAGTGCTGGACTGGCCGTTCATCGAGCAGCATACCCAGGGGCTGGACGCCTATATGGGGGTGGTCCGCGCGACGTCCTGGGAACAGATCGAGGCGCAGAGTGGCCTGAGCCGCGCCGACATCGAGGTCGCGGCGGACACCTACCGCAAGGCGGACAACGTCATGCTCTGCTGGGCCATGGGCATCACCCAGCACCGGCACTCGGTGCCCACAGTGCAGGAATTGGTGAACCTGCAGTTGCTGCGGGGGAACATCGGCCGCCCGGGCGCGGGCCTGTGTCCGGTGCGCGGTCACAGCAACGTGCAGGGCGACCGCACCATGGGCATCGACGAAAAAGCCCCGGCGCCGCTGCTGGATGCCCTGGAGCGGGAATTCGGCATCACCGCGCCGCGCCGGCCGGGTCACAACACCGTCGAAGCCATCGAGGCCATGGCCCGTGGCGACGCCCGGGTGTTCATCGGGCTGGGTGGCAATTTTGCCCAGGCTACCCCGGACAGCGAGCGGACCCATCAGGCCCTGGCCAACTGCGACCTGACCGTGCAGATCAGCACCAAGCTCAACCGCAGCCACCTGGTTACCGGGCGGGACGCCCTGATCCTGCCGTGCCTGGGACGCACCGACATCGACTGGCAGGCCGGCGGCCCCCAGGCGGTGACCGTGGAGGATTCCTTCAGCATGATCCACGCCTCTCACGGCCAGTTGCCGCCGCAGTCGGAGCGGATGAAATCCGAGCCGGCCATCATCGCCGGCATGGCCAGGGCGACCCTGGGCAACCGGCCCATTGACTGGGATGCGGTGATTGCGGATTACGACCGCATCCGCGACCTGATTGCTCGCACCATTCCCGGTTTTGACCAGTTCAACGACCGCCTCAAGCAGCCGCGCGGTTTCTACCTGGGCAACCCGGCCCGGGAGCGGCGCTGGAAAACGCCCGGCGGTCGAGCCGTTTTCTCGCCCAACGCGTTGCCGGATGACCTGTTGCACGACCGGATCAAGGCGACCGGGCAGACCCCGGACGTGATCCTGCAGACCCTGCGTTCCCACGATCAGTACAACACCACGATCTATGGTCTCAACGACCGCTACCGTGGCGTTAGCGGCCAGCGCCGGGTGCTTTTCATGAATGACGATGACATTCGCCGTCTGGGCCTGGAGGCGGGTGAGCGGGTCGACATCACGTCCCTGTGGGAAGATGGTCGGCGTCGCTCGGTCGGTGGCTTCAAGGTGCTGGCCTACGATGTGCCGGCGGGTCAGGCGGCGGCCTACTACCCGGAGACCAACCCGCTGGTGCCGCTGGAAAGCACCGGTACGGGCAGCCACACGCCCACGTCCAAATTCATCGCCATCAAACTGTCGAAGAGCGCGGAGCAGGACCACGACCGGGTGCTGGCCGCGGGCTGACCGGAGCGTCAAAGAACACGTGAGTGGCGCCGTGGGCGATCATCCCTGTTATGATGGCCCGCTTCCCGATTCTCAAGCCAGCCACCAGGAAGCCGTCATGACCGCTTTGCCACCTTGTCCCCAGTGCCAGTCCGAGTACACCTATGAGGACGGCATCCAGCTTGTCTGCCCCGAATGCGGCCACGAGTGGAGCGAAGCGGAGCAGTCGGCGGATGAGGCGGGCGCGGTGATCCGGGACGCCAACGGCAATGAACTGCAGGACGGCGACACGGTGACCGTGATCAAGGATCTCAAGGTCAAGGGCTCCAGCCTGGTCGTCAAGGTGGGCACCAAGGTCAAGAACATCCGCCTGGTGGACGGCGACCACGACATCGACTGCCGCATCGACGGGGTCGGGGCGATGAAACTGAAGTCCGAATTCGTCAAGAAAGCCTGAGGTCAGGTGGGTCGCCGGGTTCTGAGACCGGCGGACCCATTCCATAAGCAGCAGTGATCAATGCAGCGGCGGGCGTTCCACAGCGGCCTGTCGCAGGCACTGGATCATCTGGGTGCAGGTCGGCGTGCGGATGCGTCCACGCATGGTGATGATGCCCACCGGAGGTAGCTCCATGGGCAGTTCGATATCCAGCACCTTCAGAAACCCTTCCTTCTCGAAATGCATGCCCACGTCGCCGGCGAGGTAGCCGATAGCGTGCCGGTGGCGGACGAAGTTCAGGATGTTCAGGAACGACGCCGTCTCGATCAGGTCCACCGGCGGGTTCAGCCCGTGCTTGTAGAACATCTGGTTGAGCTTGACCCGTGACGATGCCCACGGCGGAGGCACCACCCAGGGCTGTCCAGCGAGGTCGGCCCAGTCGGGGTTGGCCTTGCTGGCCAGGGGGTGATCCGGGCTGGCCACCACGCACATTTTCTCGTTATAGAGCGCCTGGGTGTCCAGGTCCGGCGCGGCGTAGCCCGGTTCCAGTCTTCCCACCAGCAGATCCAGCTCGCCCATCCGTAAACGCGGCAACAGACGTTTCAGGTCGCCTTCCTCAACCATGACCGAGGTCAGAGCCGAGTGTTCCTTGAGCAGCGATACGGCACGCGTCATCCACACCGGCGTGGCCACCACCATCGCTCCGATGCTGACACGTCCGGCGGCTCCGGTGGCGACGGCGTCCAGCTCATCCCGGGTGCGACTGAAATCCGCCAGCACCGAGCGGGCAAAGCGCACCACCGACTCGCCGTAAGGCGTGGGTTCGGTGCCCCGGGTGGAGCGGGTAAACAGGTCCAGCTCAAACATCTTCTCGATTTCCGCCAGCATCTTGGATACGGCCGGCTGGGTGAGCGACAGGAATTCGGCGACGCGACCGATGTGGCGGAATTCGTCGAGCGCCACAAGCAGTTGCAGGTGGCGCAGTTTGAGGTTGGAGCGCAGGGCACGATCAATGACAGACATGGCTTTACATTACCTTAAGGTTATGAAGGCAGTCCATTGTTTCATTTTATCCTTATGATGGCGGGTCGCATACTCGGTTCAAACACAAATACAAACGACCATCACAAGTAAGCACCTATGGACCAGTCTGCATCCACATCGCCCCTGCTGCGCCTGCACGCCAACGACAATGTGCTGATCGCCCGTCGCCAGATTGGCCTCGGCGAAGAGCTCCCCGAGTTGGGGCTGCGCGCCCGGGCCCAGATTCCGGCCGGACACAAGATCGCGGCCAGAGACATCCCCGTCGACGAGCGGGTCAAGAAGTACGACACGGTGATCGGCGCCGCCGCCCG includes the following:
- a CDS encoding zinc ribbon domain-containing protein YjdM; its protein translation is MTALPPCPQCQSEYTYEDGIQLVCPECGHEWSEAEQSADEAGAVIRDANGNELQDGDTVTVIKDLKVKGSSLVVKVGTKVKNIRLVDGDHDIDCRIDGVGAMKLKSEFVKKA
- a CDS encoding LysR substrate-binding domain-containing protein encodes the protein MSVIDRALRSNLKLRHLQLLVALDEFRHIGRVAEFLSLTQPAVSKMLAEIEKMFELDLFTRSTRGTEPTPYGESVVRFARSVLADFSRTRDELDAVATGAAGRVSIGAMVVATPVWMTRAVSLLKEHSALTSVMVEEGDLKRLLPRLRMGELDLLVGRLEPGYAAPDLDTQALYNEKMCVVASPDHPLASKANPDWADLAGQPWVVPPPWASSRVKLNQMFYKHGLNPPVDLIETASFLNILNFVRHRHAIGYLAGDVGMHFEKEGFLKVLDIELPMELPPVGIITMRGRIRTPTCTQMIQCLRQAAVERPPLH
- a CDS encoding LysR family transcriptional regulator, which gives rise to MDIRQLQYLVALDEVRHFGDAAARCHVTQPALSMRLRQLEEELGLTLVTRGHRFVGFTAEGERILAWARAVLAAHDGLHAEASVCRGQLVGTLRVGMVPLAGFEPIPLLQQFAAQHADVRFELKSLSSEQILEGLDTNKLDAGFAYADGRHERKYRLLEVADTSMGLLFNRERWSFAAETLDWSDLEKLPLGILSKGMHFRQSVDHALQSAGVEITPLVETDSVEFLVQSVSAGLCCAVMPMGGGLEQRDETLELRPIAGSHTLAPLCLATRRSAPVSALAEALQQFVCERLALTDQ
- a CDS encoding FdhF/YdeP family oxidoreductase, with product MTHESASGHAPVPRFEPYKGPAAGWGALKSVAAFWLDSKQPIRNIRALLKTNQNGGFDCPGCAWGDDPNGGRVQFCENGAKAVNWEATKRQVGREFFARHSVNELLQRSDHWLEYQGRLVEPMRYDAASDRYLPIGWDDAFALIAEHLNRLDSPDQAEFYTSGRASNEAAFLYQLFVRTFGTNNFPDCSNMCHEASGVGLSQTIGTGKGTVTFDDFAEADAIFVFGQNPGTNHPRMLAPLSEAVRRGAQVVCFNPLKERGLQRFQDPQAIHDMLRNGSEPLNTAYFRPALGGDMAAVRGMVKCLIEWDREAQEQGRAAVLDWPFIEQHTQGLDAYMGVVRATSWEQIEAQSGLSRADIEVAADTYRKADNVMLCWAMGITQHRHSVPTVQELVNLQLLRGNIGRPGAGLCPVRGHSNVQGDRTMGIDEKAPAPLLDALEREFGITAPRRPGHNTVEAIEAMARGDARVFIGLGGNFAQATPDSERTHQALANCDLTVQISTKLNRSHLVTGRDALILPCLGRTDIDWQAGGPQAVTVEDSFSMIHASHGQLPPQSERMKSEPAIIAGMARATLGNRPIDWDAVIADYDRIRDLIARTIPGFDQFNDRLKQPRGFYLGNPARERRWKTPGGRAVFSPNALPDDLLHDRIKATGQTPDVILQTLRSHDQYNTTIYGLNDRYRGVSGQRRVLFMNDDDIRRLGLEAGERVDITSLWEDGRRRSVGGFKVLAYDVPAGQAAAYYPETNPLVPLESTGTGSHTPTSKFIAIKLSKSAEQDHDRVLAAG